TAAAATAATTTGAAATAGCCCAAAAGTAATGATTAAAAGGCACATTTAACATATCTTTCTTATAAATATTTACTAAAACATTAAAATATTCTGGAGAAAAAATGCAAAATCTATTTAAATTTTTTAAATCTTTTATATTTAATTTTTTTCCATTAAGCATTTTATATGTTAATATTTTTGTCACTTTATGATTAACAAAATTATTATTTTCTGGTCTACTAATATCTATCCAAAATATTTCTTTTAAATTTTTTGATTTATATTTGATAATTTTTTCTTTATATGTCAAACTGATGCAATTAAATTCAAAATCTAATAAATTTGAAACCAAATTATGTGTCCAAACAGATACTCCACCTAATTTTTGAGGATAAGATCCTTCCGCTATAATTGTAACTTTTTTCATTACAATCCCCATTTAAAAAGGTATTTAAGATAGTAATAAAACAGACTTCTTATTAACTCATCGTATGTAATATTTTTATATTTATAATAAATTAAAATTGAAAAAATTAATGTAGTAATTATTATTAAACTTAGTAAATTCAATAAATAGAAAAATAATAATATCCCTAAATATTTTATGTTATCGATTTTATTAAAAAATTCATTAATTTTTATAATATATATAAATAATGCCATACTCAAAAAGTAAATTACCCAAAATATATCATTTTGATTTAAAATTAAAAATATAATTCCAACTACTAATAAAGTAATTATATCATATGTTAAATATTTAAAAAATATTTTTAGTATCATTTTAATATTATTTTTAATTATTTCATAATGCCCTTCAAGGATATTTACTGTATATTTTTCTATATCAACATATAATTTAAATAAATAAAAAAAAGAAACTTGCAAAATCAATAAATAATATATATTAGTGTTATAACTTATTAAAGGGTCAAATAGTAAAATATTTAGTATAAAATTATCAATAGCCAATATTAAAGTTTCTAATAAATAAAAAGTACAAATATTAAACTTCTTTTCGAATTTAAATTGATATATTTCTCTTATAAATAAAATAACAAAGCATATTACAAAAAATGAAATATATATTAACGAATTTAATTTAAAAATAAATATAAAAAATAGAATTAAAAGACTTATGAAAAATATTAAAATACATTTTTTAATAGTCCAAAATGGAGATATAACATTTAAATATAAAGACAGTATAAATAAAAATAATATTTCATTAACATTATTAATTGGATTTAAAAACAATACAAACAAAGGAGACATAAAGACACTAATAAAAAAGAAGAAAATTGAGAGTAAAATTAAGTTTTTTGATTTTGTAAATAAAGCATCAAAATAAAATTTTATAAAAATTGAATTAAAAAAGGAATTAACAATAAGTAACATAATTAATAAATTGAATAACTCTTTATTTATATTGTTAAATAGAAAATTTAAAGCAAATAAATTTGTAAAAAGTGTAAATACATAAAGAAGCCCAGAATCTATTACAATCTCTTTATTTTTTATTTTGTAAGTAATAGCGGCCATTGACACTCACATTTTTAAATATATTAAATTAATTCAACACCTTTACCAACTTCAGTTCTTATGGTATTTTTATAATAATCTCTTAAAATTTCTTCTACATCATCAATAAACTCTTCTTTTGGAAATACAATTATTGAAGGTCCAGAACCACTTATTGTAATTCCATAAACTTTACCTTTAACTTCTTCTTTAACTTTAAAGTAATTAGGGATGAGTTTTCCTCTAACTGGCTCTATAATTTTGTCAGACATCATATATTTTCCAAATAAAAATTTATCTTTATTATATAAAGCATAAACCATTCCACAGGCTTTTCCTACATTATTTACTAAATCTTTTAAATTTACACTTTTTGGTAAAATCTCCCTTGCTTCTTTTGTATTTATGGATATATCTGGAATGGCTATTAAAATATCAAGTTTAAAATTAATTGGTATATGTAAAACTTCTAATGGTTCATAGTTAGTTACCATAGTAAAATCTCCATATATTGCTGGGGCAACATTATCAGCATGCTTTGCATTTGAAGATGCTAACTCTCCATAGGAAGCATAATCCACCAATTTTAATTTATTTAGGTTTAGATTAAACAGTTTATTTATTGCATAGGCTGTTCCAGCAGATGATGCGGCAGAACTACCAAGACCACTACCAGCTTTAACTCCTTTTTTTATTTTAATTTTAACTCCTTTCTCAATATTAAAGTCATTTAACATCTTTTTAGCAACTATTCCAGCAACATTCTCATCAGGATTCGTGGGAATATTTTTATCATCTACTTTTATAACAATCTCTTTCTCATCTAATTCTTCAACTTCAACAATATCATAAGGTTCTTTTAAGCATAAACCAAATACATCAAATCCTACTCCTAAATTAGCAGATGTACAAGGAGCTTTTACTTTAACTTTCAAATTTTCACCTTTTATAATAATTATTCTAAAAACATCTTTCTTATAATATCTACCGCATCTTTTTTTACTAAAACTAAAACTCTATCTCCTGGTTTTAATTCAATATCT
The Methanocaldococcus sp. DNA segment above includes these coding regions:
- a CDS encoding homoserine kinase, with the translated sequence MKVKVKAPCTSANLGVGFDVFGLCLKEPYDIVEVEELDEKEIVIKVDDKNIPTNPDENVAGIVAKKMLNDFNIEKGVKIKIKKGVKAGSGLGSSAASSAGTAYAINKLFNLNLNKLKLVDYASYGELASSNAKHADNVAPAIYGDFTMVTNYEPLEVLHIPINFKLDILIAIPDISINTKEAREILPKSVNLKDLVNNVGKACGMVYALYNKDKFLFGKYMMSDKIIEPVRGKLIPNYFKVKEEVKGKVYGITISGSGPSIIVFPKEEFIDDVEEILRDYYKNTIRTEVGKGVELI